In Acidimicrobiales bacterium, one genomic interval encodes:
- a CDS encoding aldo/keto reductase: MEYVNLGSTGLRVSRVCLGMMSFGNDSDRAWVLDEDAAEPIVRAAVEGGVTFFDTADTYSNGASEVATGRLVGKMLTRDEVVIATKVFMPVTPGENGGGLSRKHVLSAIDASLGRLGMDYVDLYQVHRWDYRTPIEETMAALHDVVRSGKARYIGASSMFAWQFAKAQHVADRNGWTRFVSMQPHYNLLYREEEREMIPQCVDQGVGVIPWSPLARGVLTGNRTRDGERRTTRSGTDPFTDYLYSQPSDFDVVDRVAAVAAERDVPPAQVALAWLLHKPGVTAPIVGATKLAHLTDALAAEKLSLAAEEIARLEEPYLAHPVLGHS; the protein is encoded by the coding sequence ATGGAGTACGTAAACCTGGGGAGCACGGGCCTGCGCGTGTCGCGCGTCTGTCTCGGGATGATGAGCTTCGGCAACGACAGCGACCGCGCCTGGGTGCTCGACGAGGACGCCGCCGAGCCCATCGTGCGGGCGGCGGTGGAGGGGGGCGTCACCTTCTTCGATACCGCCGACACGTACTCGAACGGGGCCAGCGAAGTCGCCACCGGCCGGCTCGTGGGCAAGATGCTCACCCGCGACGAGGTCGTCATCGCCACCAAGGTGTTCATGCCGGTGACCCCGGGGGAGAACGGCGGCGGTCTGTCGCGCAAGCACGTGCTGTCGGCCATCGACGCCTCGCTCGGTCGGCTCGGCATGGACTACGTCGACCTCTACCAGGTCCACCGCTGGGACTACCGCACGCCCATCGAGGAGACCATGGCCGCCCTGCACGACGTCGTCCGGTCGGGCAAGGCGCGGTACATCGGCGCCAGCAGCATGTTCGCCTGGCAGTTCGCCAAGGCGCAGCATGTGGCCGACCGCAACGGTTGGACCCGGTTCGTGTCGATGCAGCCGCACTACAACCTCCTCTATCGGGAGGAGGAGCGCGAGATGATCCCCCAGTGCGTCGACCAGGGGGTCGGGGTCATCCCGTGGAGCCCCCTCGCCCGGGGCGTGCTCACCGGCAACCGCACCCGCGACGGCGAGCGGCGCACCACCCGCTCGGGGACCGATCCCTTCACGGACTACCTCTACAGCCAGCCGTCGGACTTCGACGTGGTGGACCGCGTCGCCGCCGTGGCCGCCGAGCGCGACGTCCCGCCGGCGCAGGTGGCGCTGGCGTGGCTGCTGCACAAGCCCGGCGTCACCGCCCCGATCGTGGGCGCCACCAAGCTGGCCCACCTCACCGACGCGCTGGCGG
- a CDS encoding VOC family protein translates to MGARVHHSAVHVRDLDASVAFYRDGLGLDVLMDRGFDGDWPALFDVPTTRLRSVFLGDRSHPDAGVVELVVFGAGPPAGPGARHAAGAAGPSPGPPPGQPPAGFFLLSFFVDVEEALGRLAGLGYGPFRRIEQPGPAGPVSMVTLDDPDGVLIELIDVAVPAGGDRPGPAHG, encoded by the coding sequence ATGGGGGCCCGCGTCCACCACAGCGCCGTCCACGTCCGCGACCTCGACGCCAGCGTGGCCTTCTACCGCGACGGGCTCGGCCTCGACGTGCTCATGGACCGGGGGTTCGACGGCGACTGGCCGGCACTGTTCGACGTCCCGACGACGCGGCTGCGGTCCGTCTTCCTCGGCGACCGCAGCCACCCCGACGCCGGGGTGGTCGAGCTCGTCGTCTTCGGTGCCGGGCCCCCGGCCGGCCCGGGCGCCCGGCACGCCGCGGGCGCCGCCGGCCCGTCGCCGGGGCCGCCGCCGGGGCAGCCGCCCGCCGGCTTCTTCCTGCTGTCGTTCTTCGTCGACGTGGAGGAGGCGCTCGGGCGCCTGGCCGGCCTGGGGTACGGCCCGTTCCGCCGGATCGAGCAGCCCGGTCCGGCGGGGCCGGTGTCCATGGTGACCCTCGACGATCCCGACGGCGTGCTGATCGAGCTGATCGACGTGGCGGTCCCGGCCGGGGGCGACCGGCCGGGACCGGCACACGGGTAG
- a CDS encoding SDR family oxidoreductase — MELEGAAALVTGGASGIGLATTELLRAAGARVAVIDVQDVPVAVDLALRCDISVEEEVVSGVRRAHDALGGIDVAVLNAGVGGFGALVDLSSAEWDRVIGVNLRGTFLCLREVGRAMVAGGRGGAVVAVGSISGFLADRMMGHYSVSKAGVAALVRVAARELGPFGIRVNAVAPGTTDTPMFASTTRLPGFRARVAERAALGEIGTPQGVAHAITALLRLDWVTGQVLAADGGVSLWSPIDPAESLGS, encoded by the coding sequence GTGGAGCTCGAAGGAGCGGCGGCGCTGGTCACGGGGGGAGCGAGCGGCATCGGTCTCGCCACCACCGAGCTCCTGCGCGCCGCGGGGGCCCGCGTGGCCGTCATCGACGTCCAGGACGTCCCTGTCGCCGTGGACCTGGCGCTGCGGTGCGACATCTCGGTGGAGGAGGAGGTCGTCTCCGGCGTGCGCCGGGCCCACGACGCCCTCGGGGGCATCGACGTGGCCGTGCTCAATGCCGGCGTCGGCGGTTTCGGCGCGCTGGTCGACCTGTCGAGCGCCGAGTGGGACCGGGTGATCGGGGTCAACCTGCGGGGCACCTTCCTGTGCCTGCGCGAAGTGGGCAGGGCGATGGTGGCGGGCGGTCGGGGCGGCGCGGTCGTGGCCGTGGGCTCGATCTCGGGGTTCCTCGCCGACCGGATGATGGGCCACTACAGCGTGTCCAAGGCCGGCGTGGCGGCATTGGTGCGCGTGGCCGCCCGAGAGCTCGGGCCCTTCGGCATACGGGTGAACGCCGTGGCCCCGGGGACGACAGACACCCCGATGTTCGCGTCGACCACGCGACTGCCCGGGTTCCGGGCGCGCGTCGCCGAGCGTGCCGCCCTCGGGGAGATCGGGACACCGCAGGGCGTCGCCCACGCCATCACGGCGTTGCTGCGACTCGACTGGGTGACCGGGCAGGTGTTGGCCGCCGACGGCGGCGTGTCACTGTGGAGCCCGATCGACCCGGCCGAGAGCCTGGGGTCGTAG
- a CDS encoding CPBP family intramembrane glutamic endopeptidase has translation MPAAGGVAPPLYGPPPRAPGPPPLPPVRFEAPTRRNLVRETWFVVLAFVFPGVVSAVTVLVRHLQGVSDVDRFPTVLPGHPLTNMILGIVNYLAIAVVVPVALLLLARTGQPPSSIGLGRPRFMADVWPGLGLAAAAYGTAIALLIPFAALLAGNTKVVNPTVVTHVPAYYVVYGLVIAATTSITEEVIVNGYLLTRLEQFGWSPQRALALSLTLRTSYHVYYGLGFLLTVPFGYYVTRSFQKHRRLNRPIAAHFVYDAVLITISVLTS, from the coding sequence GTGCCGGCCGCCGGAGGCGTGGCACCGCCGCTGTACGGGCCCCCGCCCCGGGCGCCGGGCCCCCCGCCGCTCCCGCCCGTGCGCTTCGAGGCGCCCACGCGGCGCAACCTCGTGCGGGAGACCTGGTTCGTGGTCCTCGCCTTCGTGTTCCCCGGCGTGGTCTCGGCGGTGACGGTCCTCGTCCGCCACCTGCAGGGCGTCAGCGACGTCGACCGGTTCCCGACGGTGCTGCCGGGGCATCCCCTCACCAACATGATCCTGGGGATCGTCAACTACCTCGCCATCGCCGTGGTCGTCCCCGTGGCGCTCCTCCTGCTGGCGCGCACCGGGCAACCCCCGTCCTCCATCGGGCTCGGCCGGCCCCGGTTCATGGCGGACGTGTGGCCGGGCCTGGGGCTGGCGGCCGCCGCGTACGGGACCGCCATCGCGCTGCTCATCCCGTTCGCGGCGTTGTTGGCGGGCAACACCAAGGTGGTGAACCCGACGGTCGTGACGCACGTCCCCGCGTACTACGTCGTCTACGGCCTGGTCATCGCGGCCACGACGTCGATCACCGAGGAGGTGATCGTCAACGGGTACCTCCTCACCAGGCTGGAGCAGTTTGGCTGGTCACCACAGCGGGCGCTCGCGCTGAGCCTGACCCTGCGCACGAGCTACCACGTCTACTACGGGCTCGGCTTCCTGCTCACGGTGCCCTTCGGCTACTACGTCACCCGGTCGTTCCAGAAGCACCGCCGCCTCAACCGTCCCATCGCCGCCCACTTCGTCTACGACGCCGTCCTGATCACCATCTCGGTCCTGACCTCGTGA
- a CDS encoding MDR family MFS transporter, whose protein sequence is MSEPRSGVPRDQTSGDLTHRQVLIVLSGLMLGMLLAALDQTIVATALPTIVGELHGLNHLSWVVTAYLLTTTLSTPLYGKISDLYGRKKIFQIAIVIFLAGSALSGLSRNMDQLIAFRALQGLGGGGLMALAMAIVGDIVSPRERGRYQGYFGAVFALASFGGPLAGGFLTDHLTWRWIFYINVPVGILALVITSAVLRLPVPARGDHSIDYLGSALLVGAVTPLLLVTVLGGRSLPWGSPTIIGLVVLSLAMIVAVVWWERRAPEPIFPPRAFTRPVVRAALGMTFFVTAAMFAVTIYIPVYLQLVDGVSPTRSGVLLLPLMAGMLTTSIVSGRLVTRSGRYKVFPVSGTALMTLGMWLLVHLGAHTSLLVSSGYLVVFGVGMGMTLQIAVVAVQNAVDRRDIGSATSAISFFRNIGAASGTAMLGAVLVSRLGFWLPRLVHGRTTLDLSQSFTITPKALHALPPAVRAGVVESFVRSLHLVFVVGVPLAGIALVFALFLKEIPLRDSVSARGAADSARAAPAIADSGSPDAVALEGSWGAPAARPT, encoded by the coding sequence ATGTCCGAGCCCCGAAGCGGCGTCCCCCGCGACCAGACCAGCGGAGACCTCACCCACCGCCAGGTCCTGATCGTGCTCAGCGGGCTCATGCTGGGCATGCTCCTCGCCGCGCTGGACCAGACGATCGTGGCGACGGCCCTGCCGACGATCGTGGGGGAGCTGCACGGGCTCAACCATCTGTCGTGGGTGGTGACGGCCTACCTGCTCACCACCACGCTGTCGACGCCGCTGTACGGCAAGATCTCCGACCTCTACGGGCGCAAGAAGATCTTCCAGATCGCCATCGTGATCTTCCTCGCCGGCTCCGCGCTGTCGGGACTCAGCCGCAACATGGACCAGCTGATCGCCTTCCGGGCGTTGCAGGGCCTCGGCGGCGGCGGCCTGATGGCGCTCGCCATGGCCATCGTCGGCGACATCGTGAGCCCCAGGGAGCGGGGTCGCTACCAGGGGTACTTCGGGGCCGTGTTCGCGCTCGCCAGCTTCGGCGGCCCCCTCGCCGGCGGCTTCCTGACCGATCACCTGACCTGGCGCTGGATCTTCTACATCAACGTCCCGGTGGGGATCCTCGCCCTCGTCATCACGAGCGCCGTCCTGCGGCTGCCGGTGCCCGCCCGCGGCGACCATTCCATCGATTACCTGGGTTCGGCCCTGTTGGTGGGGGCGGTGACCCCGCTGTTGCTCGTCACCGTGCTCGGAGGGCGCTCGTTGCCGTGGGGGTCACCGACGATCATCGGCCTCGTGGTGCTGTCGCTCGCCATGATCGTGGCCGTCGTGTGGTGGGAGCGGCGGGCTCCCGAGCCGATCTTCCCGCCGCGCGCCTTCACCCGGCCGGTGGTCCGGGCCGCGTTGGGGATGACGTTCTTCGTGACGGCGGCCATGTTCGCCGTCACCATCTACATCCCCGTCTACCTCCAGCTCGTCGACGGCGTGTCACCCACACGCTCGGGCGTGCTGCTCCTGCCCCTCATGGCCGGGATGCTCACGACCTCGATCGTGTCGGGCCGGCTGGTGACGCGCTCCGGCCGCTACAAGGTCTTCCCCGTGTCGGGGACTGCGCTCATGACCCTCGGGATGTGGCTCCTCGTCCACCTGGGTGCCCACACCTCGCTGCTCGTGTCGAGCGGCTACCTGGTCGTCTTCGGCGTGGGTATGGGGATGACGCTGCAGATCGCCGTCGTCGCCGTCCAGAACGCCGTCGACCGCCGCGACATCGGCAGCGCCACCTCGGCGATCAGCTTCTTCCGCAACATCGGGGCGGCGAGCGGCACCGCCATGCTCGGCGCGGTGCTCGTGAGCAGGCTCGGCTTCTGGCTGCCGCGCCTGGTCCACGGCCGCACGACGCTCGACCTGTCGCAGTCGTTCACCATCACGCCGAAGGCCCTCCACGCGTTGCCCCCGGCGGTGCGAGCCGGTGTGGTGGAGTCCTTCGTGCGCTCCCTGCACCTCGTGTTCGTCGTCGGCGTCCCGCTGGCGGGGATCGCCCTCGTCTTCGCCCTGTTCCTCAAGGAGATCCCGCTGCGCGACAGCGTGAGCGCCCGTGGCGCCGCCGACAGCGCCCGGGCCGCTCCCGCCATCGCCGACAGCGGTTCCCCCGACGCTGTGGCGCTGGAGGGATCGTGGGGCGCTCCCGCCGCCCGGCCCACGTAG